The following are from one region of the Hymenobacter sp. YIM 151858-1 genome:
- a CDS encoding spore photoproduct lyase family protein: protein MMIDQLTLPVLNAPATAQPEPLVRTHSAKLWLPKRVLFTPDALDEEFGQQIYQRVLQHDLEVEVLKSNRLTGVRGTDERDTYRRAKSTLAVVKAPPSALRLQPTPPSADWQMNLAEGCPAHCQYCYLAGSLQGPPVVRVFANLPTLLRNTASYEQAGRLTSFEVSCYTDVLGIEHLTGSLAECVRHFGQREGARLRFVSKYDQVGSLLGLPHHGHTRARVSLNAESVARKLEGGTASIEARLQALRQLALPKELGGGGYPVGVVLAPIMPIPNWEQEYRQLFDRLSATLDFECDLTAEFISHRFTPGSKDVLLQWYPNTSLDFDEARRAVKRNKFGSHKYVYQPDDMRRLKEVFYSEWQQRFPQAPVKYWT from the coding sequence ATGATGATCGACCAGCTCACCTTACCCGTTCTCAACGCCCCGGCCACGGCCCAGCCCGAGCCATTGGTGCGCACCCACAGCGCCAAGCTCTGGCTGCCCAAGCGCGTGCTTTTCACGCCCGACGCCCTCGACGAGGAGTTCGGCCAGCAGATATACCAGCGCGTGCTGCAGCACGACCTGGAGGTGGAGGTGCTCAAGAGCAACCGCCTTACCGGCGTGCGCGGCACCGATGAGCGCGACACCTACCGCCGCGCCAAAAGTACCCTGGCCGTGGTAAAGGCTCCGCCGAGTGCGCTGCGCCTGCAACCCACGCCCCCCTCGGCCGACTGGCAGATGAACCTGGCCGAGGGCTGCCCCGCGCACTGCCAGTACTGCTACCTGGCCGGCTCGCTGCAGGGCCCGCCGGTGGTGCGCGTGTTTGCCAACTTGCCCACTCTGCTCCGGAACACCGCCAGCTACGAGCAGGCCGGCCGGCTTACCAGCTTCGAGGTGAGCTGCTACACCGATGTGCTCGGCATTGAGCACCTCACGGGCAGCCTGGCCGAGTGCGTGCGCCATTTTGGGCAGCGCGAGGGGGCGCGCCTGCGCTTCGTGTCGAAGTACGACCAGGTAGGCTCGCTGCTCGGTTTGCCCCACCACGGCCACACGCGGGCCCGGGTCAGCCTCAACGCCGAGTCGGTGGCGCGCAAGCTGGAGGGCGGCACCGCCTCCATCGAGGCGCGCTTGCAGGCGTTGCGCCAGCTGGCCTTGCCCAAGGAGCTAGGCGGGGGCGGCTACCCGGTGGGCGTGGTGCTGGCGCCCATTATGCCCATCCCCAACTGGGAGCAGGAGTACCGCCAGCTGTTCGACCGCCTCTCGGCCACGCTCGATTTCGAGTGCGACCTCACGGCCGAGTTCATCAGCCACCGCTTTACGCCCGGCTCCAAGGACGTGCTGCTGCAGTGGTACCCCAACACCTCCCTCGACTTCGACGAAGCCCGCCGCGCCGTTAAGCGCAACAAGTTTGGCAGCCACAAGTACGTGTACCAGCCCGACGATATGCGCCGCCTGAAGGAAGTCT
- a CDS encoding 2'-5' RNA ligase family protein, whose amino-acid sequence MPAIDAPLILTLSLDERTFGYFNALRQKHFPPERNYLDAHFTLFHHLPGPAHDDIAAVLVARAQAQRPMPMRVTGLQFLGRGVAFALDAPEAEALHRELQALWRAHLTPQDQQRRRPHVTIQNKVTPAAARALHEQLSAGFEPFEATGTGLQLWAYRNGPWELLRSFAFGA is encoded by the coding sequence ATGCCTGCCATTGATGCCCCGCTTATCCTCACGCTTTCGCTCGACGAACGGACGTTCGGCTACTTCAACGCCTTGCGTCAGAAGCACTTTCCGCCGGAGCGCAACTACCTCGATGCGCACTTCACGCTGTTCCACCACCTGCCCGGCCCCGCCCACGACGACATTGCCGCGGTGCTGGTTGCCCGGGCGCAGGCGCAGCGCCCCATGCCCATGCGCGTAACGGGCTTGCAGTTTTTGGGGCGCGGGGTAGCCTTCGCGCTCGACGCCCCCGAGGCCGAGGCCTTGCACCGCGAGCTGCAGGCCCTGTGGCGCGCGCACCTTACGCCGCAGGATCAGCAGCGGCGCCGGCCCCACGTAACCATCCAGAACAAGGTAACGCCCGCCGCGGCCCGCGCGCTGCACGAGCAGCTGAGCGCCGGCTTCGAGCCTTTTGAGGCCACAGGCACGGGCTTGCAGCTGTGGGCCTACCGCAACGGGCCCTGGGAGCTGCTGCGCAGTTTCGCGTTTGGCGCCTAG
- the pncA gene encoding bifunctional nicotinamidase/pyrazinamidase, producing MKALLLIDIQNDFVPGGALAVPAGDQVIPLANALQPHFELVVATQDWHPRTHKSFAANHPGKNEFETTELHGLEQVLWPVHCVQGTAGAELHPALDTQRIEAIFRKGTNPEIDSYSGLFDNGHQKATGLADYLRGKGVRQVYVAGLAGDYCVYFTAKDALQEGFETYLIEDAARPISAEGYERAKADIARRGGRIVHSSTLLG from the coding sequence ATGAAAGCGCTGCTGCTTATTGATATTCAGAACGACTTTGTACCCGGCGGCGCTTTGGCCGTGCCCGCGGGCGACCAGGTTATTCCGCTGGCCAACGCGCTGCAACCGCACTTCGAGCTGGTGGTGGCCACCCAGGACTGGCACCCGCGCACGCACAAAAGCTTTGCGGCCAACCACCCGGGCAAAAACGAGTTCGAAACCACCGAGCTGCACGGGCTGGAGCAAGTGCTGTGGCCGGTGCACTGCGTGCAGGGCACCGCGGGCGCCGAGCTACACCCCGCCCTCGATACGCAGCGCATCGAGGCCATTTTCCGGAAGGGCACCAACCCCGAAATCGACAGCTACAGCGGCTTGTTCGACAACGGCCACCAGAAGGCCACGGGCCTAGCCGATTACCTGCGCGGCAAGGGCGTGCGGCAGGTGTACGTGGCCGGCCTGGCCGGCGACTACTGCGTGTATTTCACGGCCAAAGATGCCCTGCAGGAAGGCTTCGAGACGTACCTGATCGAGGACGCCGCCCGCCCGATTTCGGCCGAGGGCTACGAGCGTGCCAAAGCCGACATTGCGCGGCGCGGCGGGCGCATCGTGCACAGCAGCACCCTGCTGGGCTAA
- a CDS encoding mechanosensitive ion channel family protein produces the protein MSDLGLNLPYQLDIALRTAAVVVGGLAAGLLLKFAIFAVLRTYSHRPDDPVLLRSVVRRLKRPSGYFLPVLVLSFVLPLAPLAPKPFEVLRRIVETCLITSFAWCLVRLVRVVQDVVQHHYRLDEGDNLRVRKLFTQLQFVRKFVVSLIVFLAVALVLMSFATVRKIGTGLLTSAGIASVIVGFAAQRSISNLLAGFQIAFTQPIRLDDVLVVEGEWGRVEEITFTYVVLRIWDERRLVLPLNYFIEKPFQNWTRTTSQLLGTVHLQTDYTIPIDEVRTALQRIVEQSQYWDKRVCVLHVTDSKDRTLELRALVSAASSGDIWELRCEVREKLLGFVQQHYPQCLPKTRTLVDAPAIEQGKAVGIADA, from the coding sequence ATGTCCGACCTAGGCCTCAACCTCCCCTATCAGCTTGATATTGCCCTGCGCACCGCCGCCGTTGTGGTGGGCGGTTTGGCTGCCGGGCTGCTGCTGAAGTTTGCCATTTTCGCGGTGCTGCGTACCTACAGCCACCGCCCCGACGACCCGGTTTTGCTGCGCTCGGTGGTGCGGCGGCTGAAGCGCCCGAGCGGCTACTTTCTGCCCGTGCTGGTGCTGTCGTTTGTGTTGCCGCTGGCCCCGCTGGCGCCCAAGCCCTTCGAGGTGTTGCGGCGCATTGTCGAAACCTGTCTGATTACCTCGTTTGCGTGGTGCCTGGTGCGGCTCGTGCGGGTGGTGCAGGATGTGGTGCAGCACCACTACCGCCTCGACGAGGGCGACAACCTGCGGGTGCGCAAGCTGTTCACGCAGCTGCAGTTTGTGCGCAAGTTTGTGGTGTCGCTGATTGTGTTTCTGGCCGTGGCGTTGGTGCTGATGAGCTTTGCCACGGTGCGCAAAATCGGTACGGGCTTGCTTACCTCGGCGGGTATTGCCAGCGTAATCGTGGGCTTTGCGGCGCAGCGCTCCATCAGCAACTTGCTGGCCGGCTTTCAGATAGCCTTTACCCAACCCATCCGGCTCGACGACGTGCTGGTGGTGGAAGGCGAGTGGGGCCGTGTGGAAGAAATTACCTTCACCTACGTGGTGCTGCGCATCTGGGACGAACGCCGGCTGGTGCTGCCGCTCAACTACTTCATCGAAAAACCCTTCCAGAACTGGACGCGCACCACCTCGCAGCTGCTCGGCACCGTGCACCTGCAAACCGACTACACCATTCCGATTGATGAGGTACGCACGGCCCTGCAGCGTATTGTGGAGCAAAGCCAATATTGGGATAAGCGCGTGTGCGTGCTGCACGTCACCGACTCCAAAGACCGCACCCTGGAGCTGCGCGCCCTGGTAAGCGCCGCCAGCTCGGGCGACATTTGGGAGCTGCGCTGCGAAGTGCGCGAAAAGCTGCTCGGCTTTGTGCAGCAACACTATCCGCAGTGCCTGCCCAAAACCCGTACGCTGGTGGATGCGCCGGCAATTGAGCAAGGCAAGGCTGTCGGCATAGCTGATGCTTAG
- a CDS encoding outer membrane beta-barrel protein, which yields MKYLLLSICILITAPVHAQSWRLGVQVGGLLNVPLTNQVLPRVQLVDRNGRPTGRYAELSSDYRYEGKARAGASISLIVDYAWRQRWQFGAELRGAYQPYVVREIYDPTSGTEQLVIPIGASVIDRRWAVSRRQLNPTDYHYQPMVLELPVQARYYLNEHWGFMLGAGPRLTLRRKTRIHYKNARLNNNSSVVIFSQYETVNEPYLKTLSWVSNAGVFYRLSAQNELSLQWGSTLGSIVDTRNVQEWGSYQEKPLTPTRVQLISLGLSATHWLK from the coding sequence ATGAAGTATTTGCTACTATCTATCTGCATATTAATTACAGCGCCAGTACATGCCCAAAGCTGGCGTCTAGGGGTGCAAGTTGGCGGCCTACTTAATGTGCCGCTCACCAATCAAGTGCTGCCAAGGGTGCAACTCGTTGACAGGAACGGTAGACCCACAGGGCGATACGCGGAGCTGAGCAGTGATTACCGCTATGAAGGCAAAGCCCGGGCAGGAGCAAGCATTTCTCTAATAGTGGATTATGCCTGGCGACAGCGCTGGCAATTTGGTGCCGAGCTGCGGGGCGCCTACCAGCCCTACGTTGTGCGCGAGATTTACGATCCTACCTCGGGAACGGAGCAACTTGTGATACCTATTGGAGCCTCGGTAATTGATCGGCGATGGGCGGTGAGCCGCCGCCAACTGAATCCTACCGACTACCACTACCAACCCATGGTACTGGAGCTACCGGTACAGGCCCGTTACTATTTAAACGAGCATTGGGGCTTTATGCTGGGCGCCGGGCCGCGCCTCACGCTGCGCCGTAAGACGCGCATTCACTACAAAAACGCCCGGCTTAATAACAATTCCAGCGTAGTCATTTTCAGCCAGTATGAAACAGTGAATGAGCCTTACCTGAAGACGCTTAGTTGGGTTAGCAATGCAGGCGTGTTCTATCGTTTAAGCGCGCAAAACGAACTCAGCTTGCAGTGGGGCTCCACGCTAGGCAGTATTGTGGATACGCGCAACGTGCAAGAATGGGGCAGTTATCAAGAGAAACCGCTTACCCCGACGCGGGTACAATTAATCAGTTTGGGCCTGAGCGCAACCCACTGGCTGAAGTAA
- a CDS encoding malate:quinone oxidoreductase, with translation MTSIDNSSEQSLDVVLIGAGIMSATLGMMLKELQPELSIAVVERLDVAAAESSDAWNNAGTGHSAFCELNYTPEKADGSIDTSKAIKIADQFEQSKQFWAFLAEKYQVKELSRFINHIPHLSFVWGDDNVNFLRKRHAALTQSPLFKGMSYSEDREQLLKWMPLVMEGRDPNQKVAATCMDMGTDVNFGSLTRGMFHLLQEKPNVAFHFNKEVSKIRRKDDGSWRIKAKDLATGDTLKLRARFVFIGAGGGSLPLLISSGIPEAAGFGGFPVSGQWLKCVNPEVIERHQAKVYGKAEVGSPPMSVPHLDTRMINGKRELLFGPYAGFTTKFLKKGSFLDLPLSIKLSNMRPMIIAGLKNIPLTRYLIDQVRQSPEDRFASLKQYLPEARFEDWELEIAGQRVQVIKKDKKAGGVLEFGTEVVAASDGSIAALLGASPGASTAVSIMVGLIERCFPEQARTPEWQAKFKEMIPSYGVSLHDNPQLVEEIREYTGRVLHLMAAEPTEAR, from the coding sequence ATGACATCTATAGATAACTCCTCCGAACAATCCCTCGACGTAGTGCTCATTGGGGCCGGCATCATGAGTGCCACCCTGGGCATGATGCTCAAGGAGCTGCAGCCCGAGCTGAGCATTGCCGTGGTGGAACGCCTCGACGTGGCCGCGGCCGAAAGCTCCGACGCCTGGAACAACGCCGGCACTGGCCACTCGGCCTTTTGCGAGCTGAACTACACCCCCGAAAAGGCCGATGGCTCCATCGACACGAGCAAGGCCATCAAGATTGCCGACCAGTTCGAGCAGTCGAAGCAGTTTTGGGCTTTCCTGGCCGAGAAATACCAGGTAAAAGAGCTCAGCCGCTTCATCAACCACATTCCGCACCTCAGCTTTGTGTGGGGCGACGACAACGTGAACTTCCTGCGCAAGCGCCACGCGGCCCTCACCCAGTCGCCGCTTTTTAAGGGCATGAGCTACTCCGAAGACCGCGAGCAGCTGCTGAAGTGGATGCCGCTGGTGATGGAAGGCCGCGACCCCAACCAGAAGGTAGCCGCTACCTGCATGGATATGGGCACCGACGTAAACTTCGGTTCGCTCACGCGCGGCATGTTCCATTTGCTGCAGGAGAAGCCCAACGTGGCGTTTCACTTCAACAAAGAGGTAAGCAAAATCCGCCGCAAAGACGACGGCTCGTGGCGCATCAAGGCCAAAGACCTCGCCACCGGCGACACCCTGAAGCTGCGCGCCCGCTTCGTATTCATTGGCGCGGGCGGTGGCTCGTTGCCGCTGCTTATCAGCTCGGGCATTCCGGAGGCGGCCGGCTTTGGCGGCTTCCCGGTAAGCGGCCAGTGGCTGAAGTGCGTAAACCCCGAGGTAATTGAGCGCCACCAGGCTAAGGTGTACGGCAAGGCCGAGGTAGGCTCGCCGCCCATGTCGGTACCGCACCTGGATACGCGCATGATCAACGGCAAGCGCGAGCTGCTGTTTGGCCCCTACGCCGGCTTCACCACCAAGTTCCTGAAGAAAGGCTCGTTCCTGGATTTGCCGCTGAGCATTAAGCTCAGCAACATGCGCCCCATGATCATTGCCGGCCTCAAGAACATCCCGCTCACGCGCTACCTCATCGACCAGGTGCGCCAGTCGCCCGAAGACCGCTTTGCCTCGCTGAAGCAGTACCTGCCCGAAGCCCGCTTCGAGGATTGGGAGCTGGAAATTGCCGGCCAGCGCGTGCAGGTTATCAAGAAAGACAAGAAGGCGGGCGGCGTACTCGAGTTCGGCACCGAGGTAGTGGCCGCTTCCGATGGCTCCATTGCCGCCCTGCTGGGTGCCTCGCCGGGCGCCTCCACGGCCGTAAGCATCATGGTGGGGCTGATTGAGCGCTGCTTCCCGGAGCAAGCCCGCACGCCCGAGTGGCAGGCCAAGTTCAAGGAGATGATTCCGTCGTACGGCGTGTCGCTGCACGACAACCCCCAACTGGTGGAGGAAATCCGCGAGTATACGGGCCGCGTGCTGCACCTGATGGCCGCCGAGCCCACCGAGGCCCGGTAA
- a CDS encoding BLUF domain-containing protein gives MHHIVYQSTAVQPLSAEALHVMLEKSRRKNRGLGITGLLLYSYGNILQILEGEEPAVQGLYETIRQDVRHTNVLTLADGPIEHRMFSDWTMGFQDLPDHDFQQVMSGVEARQKQLPAPTRARIDEPLLCLIKSFVEDEQPRL, from the coding sequence ATGCACCACATCGTATACCAAAGCACCGCCGTGCAGCCCCTGTCGGCGGAAGCCCTGCACGTGATGCTTGAAAAATCGCGCCGCAAAAACCGCGGGCTGGGCATTACGGGCCTGCTGCTCTACAGCTACGGCAACATCCTGCAGATACTGGAAGGGGAAGAGCCGGCAGTGCAGGGGCTCTACGAAACCATCCGGCAGGATGTGCGCCACACCAACGTGCTGACGCTGGCCGACGGCCCCATTGAGCACCGCATGTTTTCGGACTGGACGATGGGTTTTCAGGACCTGCCCGATCATGACTTTCAGCAGGTGATGTCGGGGGTGGAGGCGCGGCAAAAACAGCTGCCGGCTCCCACGCGCGCCAGGATTGATGAGCCGCTGCTTTGCCTGATTAAATCGTTTGTGGAAGACGAGCAACCCCGCCTCTAG
- the ctlX gene encoding citrulline utilization hydrolase CtlX, translating into MQAARTVFVVRPARFGFNAETAASNSFQQAGTHLGPEQVQRQAQAEFEAAVATLRAHGVEVLVFDDTAEPAKPDAVFPNNWLTLHPDGRAVLYPMCTPNRRTERRPDILAGLNRQFEVREVIDLSAHENLGQYLEGTGSIVFDHRNRVAYACLSPRTDAALLGHVAAMLGYRTVAFHAHDAQGQAIYHTNVMMCVGPQFAVVCLESITDPAERAAVAEVLRSTGHELVEISQAQVAQFAGNMLALESDSGKALLVLSGQAEAALTQAQRELLQRYCQLVPLAIPTIETIGGGSARCMLAEVYLPRR; encoded by the coding sequence ATGCAGGCAGCCCGTACCGTATTTGTTGTTCGTCCGGCCCGGTTTGGCTTCAACGCCGAAACCGCCGCTTCCAATTCTTTTCAGCAAGCCGGCACCCACCTGGGGCCCGAGCAAGTGCAGCGGCAGGCCCAGGCCGAGTTTGAGGCGGCCGTGGCCACGCTGCGCGCCCACGGGGTGGAGGTGCTGGTGTTCGACGATACCGCCGAGCCCGCCAAGCCCGATGCCGTGTTCCCGAACAACTGGCTTACGCTGCACCCCGATGGCCGCGCCGTGCTGTACCCCATGTGCACGCCCAACCGCCGCACCGAGCGCCGCCCGGACATTCTGGCGGGCTTGAACAGGCAGTTCGAGGTGCGCGAGGTCATCGACTTATCGGCCCACGAAAACCTGGGGCAGTACCTCGAGGGCACGGGCAGCATCGTGTTCGACCACCGCAACCGCGTGGCCTACGCCTGCCTCTCGCCCCGCACCGATGCGGCGTTGCTAGGCCACGTGGCCGCAATGCTGGGGTACCGCACGGTGGCTTTTCATGCCCACGATGCGCAAGGCCAGGCTATTTACCACACCAACGTGATGATGTGCGTGGGCCCGCAGTTTGCCGTGGTGTGCCTCGAAAGTATTACTGACCCTGCCGAACGCGCTGCCGTAGCCGAAGTCCTGCGCAGCACCGGCCACGAGCTGGTCGAAATCAGCCAGGCGCAGGTGGCGCAGTTTGCCGGCAACATGCTCGCGCTGGAGTCGGACAGCGGCAAGGCCTTGCTGGTGCTTTCGGGGCAGGCGGAGGCGGCCCTTACGCAGGCGCAGCGCGAGCTGCTGCAGCGCTACTGCCAGCTGGTGCCGCTGGCCATTCCCACCATCGAAACCATTGGCGGCGGCAGTGCCCGCTGCATGTTGGCCGAGGTATACCTGCCCCGCCGGTAG
- a CDS encoding class I SAM-dependent methyltransferase: MENANTYLALNRALWNARTEHHLASAFYDVAGFRAGKSSLNGIELALLGDVAGQRVLHLQCHFGQDSLSLARLGAQVTGVDLSDEAIAAARRLNTDLGLSAEFVCADVYALPQHLPAEPPFDVVFTSYGVLGWLPDLGRWAEVVARYLKPGGQLVLVEFHPVVWMFDNDFQRVQYSYFNTGAIEETETGTYANPEAPIEHQAITWNHSLSEVIGSLLGQGLRLTHFSEYDYSPYACFAHAVPAGEGRYHIGPLGDKAPLVYAVVATRP, translated from the coding sequence ATGGAAAACGCCAATACTTACCTCGCGCTCAACCGCGCCCTCTGGAACGCCCGCACCGAGCACCACCTGGCCTCGGCGTTTTACGACGTGGCGGGTTTTCGGGCCGGTAAATCGTCGCTGAACGGCATCGAGCTGGCGCTGCTGGGCGACGTGGCGGGCCAGCGCGTGCTGCACCTGCAATGCCATTTCGGGCAGGATTCGTTGTCGCTGGCGCGGCTGGGGGCGCAGGTAACCGGCGTCGATTTATCCGACGAAGCCATTGCCGCCGCCCGGCGGCTGAATACGGACCTAGGGCTCTCGGCCGAGTTTGTGTGCGCCGATGTGTACGCGCTGCCGCAGCACCTGCCCGCCGAGCCGCCGTTTGATGTGGTGTTTACGAGCTACGGCGTACTCGGCTGGCTGCCCGACCTCGGGCGTTGGGCCGAGGTGGTGGCGCGCTACCTCAAGCCGGGCGGCCAGCTGGTGCTGGTGGAGTTTCACCCGGTGGTCTGGATGTTCGACAACGATTTCCAACGCGTGCAGTACAGCTACTTCAACACCGGCGCCATCGAGGAAACCGAAACCGGCACCTATGCCAATCCGGAAGCGCCCATCGAGCACCAAGCCATTACCTGGAACCACAGCCTGAGCGAGGTAATCGGCAGCCTGCTGGGGCAAGGGCTGCGGCTCACGCACTTCTCGGAATACGACTACTCGCCCTATGCCTGCTTTGCCCACGCGGTGCCCGCCGGCGAAGGCCGCTACCACATCGGGCCCCTGGGTGATAAAGCGCCGTTGGTGTACGCGGTGGTGGCAACCAGGCCGTAG
- a CDS encoding class I SAM-dependent methyltransferase, translated as MSTNPSQPFSANAFRRIDEAPDAEFYRQPRFVKHIDDGAIAAVTQLYREYFAPGSALLDLMSSWVSHLPPEVPYGRVVGLGMNEAELQANPRLHAYVVQDLNQQPQLPFADGEFAGAAICVSVDYLTQPVAVMQELGRVLQPGAPLVITFSNRCFPTKAVAAWHQLSDQGHLQLVGQYLQAAGNWHGIELLDRSPAPRALSDPLFAVVGRAGAAPQS; from the coding sequence ATGAGCACGAACCCCAGCCAGCCTTTTTCCGCTAATGCCTTCCGGCGAATTGACGAAGCGCCCGATGCCGAGTTTTACCGGCAGCCGCGCTTTGTAAAGCACATCGACGACGGGGCCATTGCGGCCGTTACGCAGCTGTACCGCGAGTATTTTGCGCCCGGCAGCGCCTTGCTCGATCTGATGAGCAGCTGGGTAAGCCACCTGCCGCCCGAGGTGCCGTACGGGCGCGTGGTGGGCCTGGGCATGAACGAGGCCGAGCTGCAAGCCAACCCCCGCCTGCACGCCTACGTGGTGCAGGATTTAAACCAACAGCCCCAACTGCCCTTCGCCGACGGCGAGTTTGCGGGCGCGGCCATTTGCGTATCGGTTGATTACCTGACGCAGCCCGTGGCGGTAATGCAGGAGCTGGGCCGCGTGCTGCAACCGGGCGCGCCGCTGGTTATTACCTTCTCCAACCGCTGCTTCCCGACCAAAGCCGTTGCCGCCTGGCACCAGCTCAGCGACCAGGGTCACCTGCAGCTGGTAGGGCAATACCTGCAAGCCGCCGGCAACTGGCACGGCATCGAGCTGCTCGACCGCAGCCCCGCCCCGCGCGCATTATCCGATCCGTTGTTTGCCGTGGTGGGCCGGGCCGGCGCCGCGCCCCAGTCCTAG